A single region of the Manihot esculenta cultivar AM560-2 chromosome 12, M.esculenta_v8, whole genome shotgun sequence genome encodes:
- the LOC110628623 gene encoding WD repeat-containing protein WDS homolog isoform X1, producing MEFMIMEREKADESSGENSVVMENSATMIGPKGMIKQHEFVRVIIQSLYSLGYRKSASCLESESGISYKSVDLELLESQIPEGNWNICIDTLNGIKELVDETRASALFLVFKQCMLECLSCGDDSLALAVLRKKVPALLGRENICNLAYSLLNLKKKDLSNLDENSIFEQRRRLLTELEKLLPPPTVLPERRLEHLVETAVTAQIDSCMYHNSQEEVSLYEDHCCTREQIPTETIQILTEHENEVWFVQFSNNGEYLASSSSDCTAIIWKVMEGERLTFKRTLRSHQNPVSFVAWSPDDTKLLTCGNVEVLKLWDVETGTCKHTFGDHGFIVSSCAWFPDSKRLVCGSSDPEKGICMYDCDGNEIKAWRGTRMPKVLDLAVTPDGEHLISVFSDKDIRIFNLVTNAERVISEEHPITSLSVSINSKFFIVNLNSQEIHLWDVAGKWEKALRYKGHKQHKYVIRSCFGGLNSSFIASGSENSQVYIWNRRNPKPIEVLSGHLMTVNCVSWNPRRHQMLASASDDHTIRIWGPSQSKNIQHEKLI from the exons ATGGAATTTATGATCATGGAACGGGAGAAAGCTGATGAAAGCTCTGGTGAAAATAGTGTGGTAATGGAGAATTCAGCTACAATGATTGGCCCAAAAGGCATGATAAAACAGCATGAATTTGTAAGAGTTATAATTCAGAGCCTTTATTCCTTGGGTTACAGAAAGTCCGCTTCTTGTTTGGAATCAGAATCCGGGATTTCATACAAATCTGTGGATTTGGAGTTGCTGGAGTCACAAATACCTGAAGGAAATTGGAATATATGCATTGATACCCTTAATGGAATAAAGGAGTTGGTGGACGAGACACGAGCTTCAGCTTTGTTTCTTGTGTTCAAACAGTGTATGTTAGAGTGTCTGAGTTGTGGAGATGACTCTCTGGCACTGGCTGTTTTGCGGAAAAAGGTTCCTGCATTATTAGGGAGGGAGAATATATGCAATCTTGCTTATAGTCTCCTTAACTTGAAGAAGAAGGACTTGAGTAACTTGGATGAAAATTCCATATTTGAGCAGCGGAGAAGGTTGTTGACAGAGTTGGAAAAATTGCTTCCTCCTCCAACTGTGCTGCCGGAGAGAAGGTTGGAACATCTAGTTGAAACTGCTGTTACAGCTCAAATTGATTCATGTATGTATCACAATTCACAGGAGGAAGTTTCACTTTATGAGGATCATTGCTGTACAAGAGAACAAATACCCACAGAGACCATTCAG atTTTGACTGAGCATGAGAATGAAGTGTGGTTCGTACAATTCTCTAATAATGGAGAGTACTTGGCCTCTTCATCAAGTGATTGTACGGCCATCATATGGAAG GTAATGGAAGGCGAGAGGCTAACTTTTAAGCGCACCTTGCGAAGCCACCAAAATCCAGTGTCCTTTGTGGCTTGGAGCCCTGATGATACGAAGTTACTAACATGTGGAAATGTGGAAGTTCTCAAGCTGTGGGACGTGGAAACAGGTACATGCAAGCATACATTTGGAGATCATGGCTTCATTGTCAGCTCATGTGCTTGGTTTCCCGATTCAAAGCGTCTTGTCTGTGGCAGTTCTGACCCTGAAAAAGGCATCTGCATGTATGACTGTGATGGGAATGAGATAAAAGCATGGAGGGGCACAAGGATGCCTAAGGTTTTGGATCTTGCTGTGACGCCAGATGGAGAACACCTTATCAGTGTATTTTCTGATAAGGACATTCGGATATTCAACTTGGTAACCAATGCTGAACGAGTCATatctgaggagcacccaatcaCTTCCCTGTCAGTTTCCATTAACAGCAAGTTCTTTATTGTCAATCTTAATAGCCAAGAGATCCATTTGTGGGATGTTGCTGGAAAATGGGAGAAGGCATTAAGATATAAGGGCCACAAACAACACAAGTATGTCATACGATCCTGCTTTGGTGGGTTGAATAGCTCATTTATTGCCAGTGGCAGTGAGAATTCACAG GTCTATATCTGGAATCGGCGAAACCCAAAGCCAATAGAGGTTTTATCTGGCCATTTAATGACAGTGAACTGTGTGAGTTGGAACCCTCGAAGGCATCAAATGCTAGCATCAGCAAGTGATGATCATACGATCCGTATATGGGGGCCAAGCCAATCCAAGAATATACAGCATGAGAAGCTCATTTGA
- the LOC110627351 gene encoding alcohol dehydrogenase class-3, whose protein sequence is MATQGQVITCKAAVAWEPNKPLVIEDVQVAPPQAGEVRIKVLFTALCHTDAYTWSGKDPEGLFPCILGHEAAGVVESVGEGVTEVQPGDHVIPCYQAECRECKFCRSGKTNLCGKVRAATGVGVMMNDRKSRFSINGKPIYHFMGTSTFSQYTVVHDVSVAKIDPKASLEKVCLLGCGVPTGLGAVWNTAKVEAGSIVAIFGLGTVGLAVAEGAKAAGSSRIIGIDIDSKKFDRAKNFGVTEFVNPKDHDKPIQQVIIDLTDGGVDYSFECIGNVSVMRSALECCHKGWGTSVIVGVAASGQEISTRPFQLVTGRVWKGTAFGGFKSRSQVPWLVDKYMKKEIKVDEYITHSLTLGEINKAFDLMHEGDCLRCVLDMHV, encoded by the exons ATGGCTACTCAGGGTCAGGTTATCACCTGTAAAG CCGCGGTTGCTTGGGAGCCCAATAAGCCATTGGTCATAGAGGATGTGCAGGTAGCTCCGCCTCAAGCTGGTGAGGTCCGAATTAAGGTTCTCTTTACTGCTCTTTGTCATACCGATGCTTACACTTGGAGTGGCAAG GATCCTGAGGGCCTCTTCCCCTGTATCCTTGGTCATGAGGCTGCTGG GGTTGTAGAAAGCGTTGGTGAAGGGGTGACTGAGGTTCAACCGGGTGATCATGTCATCCCTTGTTACCAGGCGGAATGCAGAGAATGCAAATTTTGCAGATCAGGGAAGACAAACCTTTGTGGCAAGGTTCGTGCAGCTACTGGTGTTGGAGTCATGATGAATGATCGGAAGAGTCGGTTCTCGATAAATGGAAAGCCTATTTACCATTTCATGGGAACCTCAACATTCAGCCAGTACACGGTCGTGCATGATGTTAGTGTTGCAAAGATCGATCCAAAAGCTTCTCTCGAGAAAGTGTGCCTTCTTGGCTGTGGTGTTCCCACTG GTCTTGGAGCAGTTTGGAACACTGCAAAAGTAGAAGCAGGGTCTATTGTTGCTATATTTGGCCTTGGGACAGTTGGCCTAGCA GTTGCAGAGGGAGCAAAAGCAGCTGGTTCTTCACGAATAATTGGCATAGATATTGACAGTAAAAAGTTTGATAGAG CAAAGAATTTTGGAGTAACTGAATTTGTGAATCCGAAGGATCATGATAAACCAATTCAGCAGGTCATTATTGACCTCACAGATGGTGGTGTTGACTACAGTTTTGAGTGTATTGGAAATGTTTCTGTAATGAGGTCTGCTTTGGAATGTTGTCACAAG GGCTGGGGCACTTCTGTTATTGTGGGTGTTGCAGCATCAGGTCAGGAGATTTCCACTCGTCCTTTCCAATTGGTGACTGGCCGTGTTTGGAAAGGAACTGCGTTTGGTGGTTTCAAGAGCCGTTCACAGGTGCCATGGCTTGTAGACAAATACATGAAAAAG GAAATTAAGGTGGATGAGTACATAACCCATAGTTTGACTCTTGGGGAGATCAACAAGGCATTTGATCTGATGCATGAAGGGGATTGCCTCCGGTGTGTGCTTGATATGCACGTCTGA
- the LOC110628623 gene encoding WD repeat-containing protein WDS homolog isoform X2, with product MEFMIMEREKADESSGENSVVMENSATMIGPKGMIKQHEFVRVIIQSLYSLGYRKSASCLESESGISYKSVDLELLESQIPEGNWNICIDTLNGIKELVDETRASALFLVFKQCMLECLSCGDDSLALAVLRKKVPALLGRENICNLAYSLLNLKKKDLSNLDENSIFEQRRRLLTELEKLLPPPTVLPERRLEHLVETAVTAQIDSCMYHNSQEEVSLYEDHCCTREQIPTETIQVMEGERLTFKRTLRSHQNPVSFVAWSPDDTKLLTCGNVEVLKLWDVETGTCKHTFGDHGFIVSSCAWFPDSKRLVCGSSDPEKGICMYDCDGNEIKAWRGTRMPKVLDLAVTPDGEHLISVFSDKDIRIFNLVTNAERVISEEHPITSLSVSINSKFFIVNLNSQEIHLWDVAGKWEKALRYKGHKQHKYVIRSCFGGLNSSFIASGSENSQVYIWNRRNPKPIEVLSGHLMTVNCVSWNPRRHQMLASASDDHTIRIWGPSQSKNIQHEKLI from the exons ATGGAATTTATGATCATGGAACGGGAGAAAGCTGATGAAAGCTCTGGTGAAAATAGTGTGGTAATGGAGAATTCAGCTACAATGATTGGCCCAAAAGGCATGATAAAACAGCATGAATTTGTAAGAGTTATAATTCAGAGCCTTTATTCCTTGGGTTACAGAAAGTCCGCTTCTTGTTTGGAATCAGAATCCGGGATTTCATACAAATCTGTGGATTTGGAGTTGCTGGAGTCACAAATACCTGAAGGAAATTGGAATATATGCATTGATACCCTTAATGGAATAAAGGAGTTGGTGGACGAGACACGAGCTTCAGCTTTGTTTCTTGTGTTCAAACAGTGTATGTTAGAGTGTCTGAGTTGTGGAGATGACTCTCTGGCACTGGCTGTTTTGCGGAAAAAGGTTCCTGCATTATTAGGGAGGGAGAATATATGCAATCTTGCTTATAGTCTCCTTAACTTGAAGAAGAAGGACTTGAGTAACTTGGATGAAAATTCCATATTTGAGCAGCGGAGAAGGTTGTTGACAGAGTTGGAAAAATTGCTTCCTCCTCCAACTGTGCTGCCGGAGAGAAGGTTGGAACATCTAGTTGAAACTGCTGTTACAGCTCAAATTGATTCATGTATGTATCACAATTCACAGGAGGAAGTTTCACTTTATGAGGATCATTGCTGTACAAGAGAACAAATACCCACAGAGACCATTCAG GTAATGGAAGGCGAGAGGCTAACTTTTAAGCGCACCTTGCGAAGCCACCAAAATCCAGTGTCCTTTGTGGCTTGGAGCCCTGATGATACGAAGTTACTAACATGTGGAAATGTGGAAGTTCTCAAGCTGTGGGACGTGGAAACAGGTACATGCAAGCATACATTTGGAGATCATGGCTTCATTGTCAGCTCATGTGCTTGGTTTCCCGATTCAAAGCGTCTTGTCTGTGGCAGTTCTGACCCTGAAAAAGGCATCTGCATGTATGACTGTGATGGGAATGAGATAAAAGCATGGAGGGGCACAAGGATGCCTAAGGTTTTGGATCTTGCTGTGACGCCAGATGGAGAACACCTTATCAGTGTATTTTCTGATAAGGACATTCGGATATTCAACTTGGTAACCAATGCTGAACGAGTCATatctgaggagcacccaatcaCTTCCCTGTCAGTTTCCATTAACAGCAAGTTCTTTATTGTCAATCTTAATAGCCAAGAGATCCATTTGTGGGATGTTGCTGGAAAATGGGAGAAGGCATTAAGATATAAGGGCCACAAACAACACAAGTATGTCATACGATCCTGCTTTGGTGGGTTGAATAGCTCATTTATTGCCAGTGGCAGTGAGAATTCACAG GTCTATATCTGGAATCGGCGAAACCCAAAGCCAATAGAGGTTTTATCTGGCCATTTAATGACAGTGAACTGTGTGAGTTGGAACCCTCGAAGGCATCAAATGCTAGCATCAGCAAGTGATGATCATACGATCCGTATATGGGGGCCAAGCCAATCCAAGAATATACAGCATGAGAAGCTCATTTGA
- the LOC110628253 gene encoding ammonium transporter 1 member 4, with protein sequence MASTLSCSAADLLPLLGPAANASAAAEFICGRFEAVSNKFVDTGFALDTTYLLFSTYLVFAMQLGFAMLCAGSVRAKNTMNIMLTNVLDAAAGGFFYYTFGFAFAFGSPSNGFIGQHFFGLSKFPSPSFDYSYFLFQWAFAIAAAGITSGSIAERTQFIAYLVYSSFLTGLVYPIVSHWFWSSNGWASPGRSENLLFGSGVIDFAGSGVVHLVGGVAGLCGALIEGPRIGRFDDSGRAVTMRGHSGTLVVLGTFLLWFGWYGFNPGSFVNILKSYNGSGSYYGQWSAVGRTAVTTTLAGCTAALTTLFGRRLLVGHWNVTDVCNGLLGGFAAITGGCSVVDPWAAVVCGFVAAWVLIGCNKLAEKLHYDDPLEAAQLHGGCGSWGIIFTGLFAKKAYVEEVYPGHPGRPYGLFMGGGGRLLAANTVQILVIVAWVSVTMGTLFLILHKLQLLRITPEEETEGMDLTSHGGHAYTLADVLDAQKQAAAAAV encoded by the coding sequence ATGGCCTCCACCCTCTCCTGCTCCGCCGCCGACCTCCTCCCCCTCCTGGGTCCCGCAGCAAATGCCTCTGCCGCTGCTGAGTTCATCTGCGGCCGCTTTGAGGCAGTTTCCAATAAGTTTGTTGATACAGGCTTTGCACTGGATACCACCTACCTTCTCTTTTCTACGTACTTGGTTTTCGCCATGCAGCTTGGTTTTGCAATGCTCTGTGCTGGCTCAGTCCGGGCAAAGAACACCATGAACATCATGCTCACCAACGTTCTTGACGCTGCCGCCGGTGGCTTCTTTTATTATACGTTTGGTTTTGCCTTTGCATTTGGATCGCCGTCTAATGGGTTCATCGGCCAACATTTCTTTGGGCTGAGTAAGTTCCCATCGCCATCTTTTGATTATAGCTATTTCCTGTTTCAATGGGCTTTTGCCATAGCAGCAGCTGGAATCACCAGCGGATCAATAGCAGAGAGAACCCAATTTATTGCATATTTGGTATACTCTTCTTTTCTGACCGGTTTGGTTTATCCGATTGTTTCCCATTGGTTCTGGTCTTCCAATGGGTGGGCTAGCCCTGGGAGATCAGAAAATCTATTGTTTGGCTCTGGGGTTATTGATTTTGCTGGTTCTGGCGTTGTCCATCTGGTTGGAGGCGTTGCCGGTTTGTGTGGTGCACTGATCGAAGGTCCTCGCATTGGCCGATTTGATGACTCTGGCCGTGCCGTGACGATGCGTGGACACAGTGGCACTTTGGTTGTATTGGGTACTTTCTTATTATGGTTTGGCTGGTATGGGTTCAATCCTGGTTCATTTGTTAATATTTTGAAGAGTTATAATGGAAGTGGTTCATATTATGGGCAATGGAGTGCCGTCGGTAGAACTGCCGTGACCACCACTCTAGCAGGTTGCACAGCTGCATTGACCACTCTCTTTGGGAGGAGGTTACTGGTTGGTCACTGGAATGTAACTGACGTTTGTAATGGTTTGCTTGGTGGGTTTGCAGCCATTACCGGTGGTTGCTCTGTTGTTGACCCGTGGGCTGCGGTGGTTTGTGGCTTTGTTGCTGCATGGGTCCTTATTGGATGCAATAAACTGGCAGAGAAGTTGCATTACGATGATCCATTGGAGGCTGCACAGCTTCATGGAGGCTGTGGTTCTTGGGGGATTATATTCACTGGATTGTTTGCAAAGAAGGCCTACGTAGAGGAGGTTTATCCGGGTCATCCAGGAAGACCGTACGGGTTGTTCATGGGAGGAGGTGGGAGACTATTGGCTGCAAATACTGTGCAGATTCTGGTGATAGTGGCGTGGGTGAGTGTGACTATGGGGACGTTGTTCTTGATTCTGCATAAATTGCAGCTGTTAAGGATCACACCAGAAGAGGAAACAGAAGGAATGGATCTTACAAGCCATGGTGGGCATGCTTATACACTTGCCGATGTTCTTGATGCTCAGAAACAAGCAGCGGCTGCTGCTGTTTGA
- the LOC110628603 gene encoding uncharacterized protein LOC110628603, translated as MAENLRIIVEKNPSESKLTELNIKCWPKWGCSPGRYQLKFDAEETCYFLKGKVKVYPKGSSEFVEFGAGDLVTIPKGLSCTWDVSVAVDKYYKFESSSSLPPPPPPPSSSSSSSS; from the exons ATGGCTGAAAACCTAAGAATCATAGTTGAAAAGAATCCATCCGAGTCCAAACTGACTGAGTTAAACATCAAGTGCTGGCCCAA atggggATGCTCTCCAGGAAGATATCAGCTAAAGTTTGATGCAGAAGAGACATGCTATTTTTTGAAAGGGAAAGTGAAAGTATACCCAAAAGGGTCATCGGAATTTGTGGAGTTTGGCGCCGGAGATCTTGTCACCATTCCTAAAGGACTCAGTTGCACTTGGGATGTTTCTGTTGCTGTTGATAAATACTACAAATTTGAGTCTTCTTCTTCGCTGCCGCCGCCGCCACCGCcaccttcttcttcctcctcctcctcttcgtAG